CATCACTGTTTTGGATAAACCGACTGGATTGAGTGACTCCGTCGATGAAATGGAAAATTCCATTATTGTGTATTGTTATTTTGCGCCATGGGATTGGATTATCGGTATTTATAAACACCATGAACATCTCATGACGACACAAGAACGACTGGATGCGATGTTTAAACGTACATCCGTCTGGGTGAGTCTGGCAGGGGGGCTGTGGTTTGTCTTTGCCTTATGGTTGGCCTATCGCCTGGCAACGCAGATTTCTCAACCCCTGGAAGTGGCCATTTCCGGATTCAGTCGCGTTGGTGAAGGGGATCTGGAGTACCATATCAGCTCTGACATTCCTCAGGACACAACCAGCGAAATCAAAGAGCTTTATCAATCTTTTGATCTGATGATCAGAAATCTCACTCAGGTCACCGCTTCACGCGACGAGCTTGATCATGAAGTCAATGCCCGGCGTCAGATTGAAGAGAAGCTTCAGCAGACGATTTCTGCTCTCGAAACCATTGTTCAGGAAGCTCCCATGGCCATCATTGTTGTTGATGAAGATAGCCATGTCATTTTATGGAATCCAACCGCTGAAAAGATGCTGGGCTGGAAAGAGAAAGAGGTCATCGGTCAATTATATCCTTTAGTCCGGGGAGACAAGATGACCGAGCAATGTCTGGAATTCAAACAGCTGGTCGAAGGCGGTGTCATCCTCCATGCCCAGGAACTCCAGCGTTATCATAAAGATGGCCATCTCGTGGATTTGCTTGTGTCTGCGGCAGCCATGGAACATTTTTTCGGACGCCAATCAACGATTGTCATTTTGCTTGAGGATATTTCAACGCTTAAAAAAGCGCAACGTCAGCTTCAGGAGCGCGAAGAACAATACAAACTGTTGTCCGCCGAGTATCAATCAATCCTTGAAAGTATCGAAGACGTGATTTCCCTGGTCAGTCCCGACATGAAAATTTTGTGGTGCAATCATGCCAGGAAACGCTGGAACAATACGATGGATTCGGTTTTACCCATGACGAGTTGTTTTGACCTGCTTGGCAGGCAGCCGGAGGACTGTCGGGATTGCGCCATTCGTAAAAGTTTTAAAACCGGGGAGAGTCACGAATGGCGCTAGTTTAAGAGATTTCTCAACAAAGTTAAGGGCTCTGTACATCAAGCAGTCCCAGAGTTTTTCCGGGACAAGCTGTTATAATTTCAGGCAGTTGGGGTGTTCGCATTTAGACCTATGGACAGTTCTGTTTTTACTCAAATGTTGCTTAAACTAGCGCCATTCGGGAGAGTCACAGCAATGTCATCACAATGCGCAACGGTACCCGTTGGGGAATTAAAACGTTTCCGCAAAAAGATGAAAACGGCAATATTACCAACGTGATTGAGGTGGCCAGTGATATTACCGAGTCGAGCATTATGCGTGAAGAAGCGATGCGCTCGGCACGGCTGGCTTCGTTGGGTGAACTCTCAGCCGGCATTGCCCACGAAATCAACAACCCCAACGGCGTGATTATGCAGAATGCGCCCATCATCCGTGAAATGTTGGAGTCGCTGTTGCCGATTCTTGATGATTATGTTCGCGATCATGGTGATTTTACCGTTGGCCGCATGCCTTACAGCCGCATACGTGACAAGTTTCTTCAATTGCCCCGTCGGGTGCAAGACAGCAGCCAGCGGATTAAGGCCATCGTTGATGATTTGAAAGACTTTGTCCGCGATGAAGGCCATCAGGAGGCGCAAAACCGGGCTGATTTGAATTACGCACTCGAGGCTGCCGTGCGCCTGACCAACAATACGGTGAAGAAAGCCACCAATCACTTTACGGTGAACTATGCTGAAAATTTGCCCCCCTTTGCCGGTTCCGTGCAACGCATTGAGCAGGTGATTGTCAATTTGATTATGAACGCCTGTCAGGCCTTACCGGACATGGAGGCCTCCATTGTTGTGCAGACGGGTTATGATGCCAAAAATAACCAGGTTGAATTGGAGATCATTGATCAGGGCTGTGGCATCAGCGCAGAGAATATCGCTAAAGTCACCAATCCGTTTTTTACGACGAAAAGGGAGACCGGCGGAACAGGCTTAGGTCTGTCGATCTCATCACGCATTATTGAAGAACATGGTGGTCATCTGACGATTGACAGTGTTGTCGATTCCGGTACTGCAATCACGATATCGTTGCCGTGTTACAAGGAGGACGCATGACAGGTTCGGGGCTTTATCCAAAATTTCCGGTATTGCTGGTCGATGACGAGATTGAGTGGTTGGAAAGCTTCAGCTTTACCCTGGAATATCAGGCGGGAATCACTCATATCGTGACCTGCAATCAGAGCCATGAGGTGATGTCACTGTTGAAGAAGAGATCCTTCAGTCTGGTGATTCTCGACATGACCATGCCGCCGCCGACGGGGGAACAGTTGCTGCCGTTGATTACCCAGGAGTATCCGGATATCCCGGTGGTTGTGCTCAGTGGACTCAATCAACTCGACACGGCTGTCAACTGCATGAAGCTCGGGGCCACCGATTATTATACGAAAACGGCGGAAATCAGTCATCTGATGGCGGGGTTGAAACGCATCCTTACTGAACAGGATTTGCGGCGCGAGGTGCAAACGCTGAAAAACGGCTTGCTCAGTGATGGGGTGAATCATCCTGACGTGTTTGAAGAGATTGTGACGCGCAGCCCGATGATGATTGCGGTGTTTAAATACCTTGAGGCCGTCGCGGGCAGCTGTGAGCCCGTTCTGATCATTGGTGAGTCCGGAGCGGGTAAGGAGTTAATTGCCAAAGCTGTCCACCGGTTGAGTTGTCCCGATGCCCCCTGGGTGGCCGTTAATGTTGCCGGATTGGATGACACCGCTTTCAGCGATACTTTGTTCGGCCATGTCCGTGGTGCCTTTACCGGTGCGGACAGGCCGCGCGAAGGGATGATCGCCAAGGCTGCCGGAGGCGTGTTGTTCCTTGATGAGATCGGCGATCTGTCGTTGCAATCTCAGGTGAAATTGTTGCGCCTGTTGCAGGAAAAGGAATATTTCGCTCTGGGCAGTGATGCGCCGCGCCAGGTGGAAGCGCGAATCATCTGTGCAACCAATTGCGATCTTGGTGAAAAACAGCAGTCCGGTGCGTTTCGTAAAGATCTGTATTATCGTTTGTGTTCGCATCAGGTGGTCTTACCGCCGTTGCGGGAACGCCGTGAAGATCTCCCCTTGTTGCTCAATCATTTTCTTGAACAGGCGGCCGAACAATTAAATAAAGCTGTACCGACCTATCCACCCCAATTGCCGGTTCTGTTGTCAACGTATCGTTTTCCTGGGAATATCCGTGAGTTGCGCGGCATGGTCTACGATGCTTTGAGCCAGCACCAGCAGGGTATTCTTTCAATGGACGTTTTTCGTCAGGCCATTACGGTTGACGAACAGGGGGAACCCGCAAACACCTGTTGTCCTACTGCCGGCCAGGTGATCTTTCCCGAACAGCTTCCGACGTTGGATGAACTTGCCGGACAATTGGTTGTCGAAGCCATGAAACGTTCTCAGGGCAATCAGTCCATTGCCTCAAAGCTTCTGGGGATTTCCCAACCCGCATTAAGTCGTCGCTTGAAAAAATCCTCTGAGTCTTCCGCCTGAAAACCCTTATAACAAACGTTATAGACATTACACTGGTTATAGTAAGAAAAGACCCTGAAAAGACAGGGTCTTTTTTATTTTTCGGGGCATGAACCATAATGAAATGCATAGCCTTTTCAAGGCTCTTTTACAATCTGTTTGAAAAAATATCTTCTTTGGTTTCGGGTTGTTATCTAACTATTTGCCGATGTGGCATGAGCGTTGCTCTCTCTAACCGTAAATGACGTGTTACGCAAGGAGGCACTTATGAACAACGTAATTTTGACCGAAGGCACGAGAGAACGACTGAAGATCCTGTCCTTTTTATTCCAGGTCTCCGGTTACACCAGTGAGGTCATTGAGGATCTCGGTCTTGCTCTCGAGTCTTATCAACGACTTAACGAGGGTGAGCAGCGGACATCGTTGTTGGTTGTTGCCGATTATCATCATCTTGGCCGGCAACGCGGCCAACGTTTTGAAAAGCTGGCTATAGTGGACCCGATTGCTCCGTTATCGGTTGTGCTGGCCGCCCATCACTGGACAAAATCAGAACGTCATGCTTTAGCCGAACAGGTGCCGCAGAGTGATTCCTTCCTGATGTGTCAATCACATCAGATTCTCGACTTCGTTAATCACCACTATGTTGCGGCACAAGGTTGACAACGTATTTAGCCGGTAGGCTCGCGATCAGATACCGCCCTAACCACAAGTATCGGGGGAAGCTATGAAGAACTTGAACGTTTCAATGAAAATTTTTGTGCTGAGCATGGCTCTGGTCGTCGGCTTTACGCTGACGGTCGGCTGGGTCTACAGCCGCCTTAAAGACAATCTTTACCATGGCAAAAACGTTGAAATTCAGCACACGGTTGAGAGTGCCTGGAGTGTTGTCGATCATTATGCCCAAGAGTACAAAGCCGGTACCATGAGTCTCGAAGACGCGCAGAGCGCCGCCAGGCAGGCGATCAGTCACATGCGGTTCGACCAAGGCAACAACTACTTCTGGATTCAGGACGCCACCCCGACCATGGTGATGCACCCGATCAAACCGGAACTCGACGGCAAGAGCCTCAGCGGCATCACTGATCCCAATGGTAAAGCGCTGTTCGTTGAAATGGCCCGAGTCGCCGGCAAGGATGGTGAAGGTTATGTTGAGTACCAATGGAGCAAACCTGGAGCGACCAAGCCCGTCGGTAAAGCGTCGTTTGTCAAACTGCAGCCTGATTGGGGTTGGATCGTCGGCGCCGGACTCTACCTTGACGACATTCAGGCCGAACTCAATGCCATCTTCTATGCCGTACTAGCCGTGGTCGGCGTCGTGGTTATCTTGGCGATGGTTCTGGTGTATTTCGTCTCTCGCGGGATTTCCCGGCCACTGAAACATGCCGTCGAGATGTTATCCAGCCTCGAAGGTGGTCAGTTATCCTCCCGGATGAACTTGAATCAAAAAGACGAAGTGGGGCAGATGGCCATCACCATGGACAAATTTGCCGACAGCCTGCAAAACGACATTGTCGCCTCATTGCGCAAACTCGCCGACGGCAACCTCAACTTTGACGTGGTTCCCCACAGCGACAAAGACGAGATTCGCAGTGCCCTCAAAGAGCTGGGCAACGACATGAACGAAATCATGTCCCAGGTGCAGGTCGCCGGCGAGCAGATTGCCGCCGGGTCCACCGAAGTCTCCGATTCCAGTCAGGCCTTATCACAAGGTGCCACGGAATCCGCCAGTTCCCTCGAAGAGATCTCCGCCTCCATGCAGGAGCTCAGCAGCCAGATTAAGCTCAGCGCCGATAACGCCGGCCAGGCCAGCCAGCTCGCCGGACAGGCGCGCACCGCGGCGGACAACGGCAAAGACAGCATGCAGGACATGATCGGCGCCATGGACGACATCAGCGCTTCCGGACAGGACATCGCCAAGATCATCAAAGTGATCGACGAGATTGCCTTTCAAACCAATCTTCTCGCCCTCAACGCCGCCGTCGAAGCCGCCCGAGCCGGGCAGCACGGCAAAGGATTCGCCGTTGTCGCCGAAGAAGTACGCAACCTGGCCGCCCGCAGTGCCAAAGCCGCCAGCGAAACCGCTGAACTGATCGAAGGCTCCGTCAAGAAAGCTGAAAACGGCGTCACCATAGCCGATCGCACCGCCAGTGGCTTCAACGACATCGTTGACAGCATTGTCAAAGTCACCGACCTGGTCGCTGAGATCGCCTCGGCCAGCAACGAGCAGGCCCAAGGTATCCAGCAGGTCAGTATCGGTTTAAGCCAGATCGATCAGGTCACCCAGCAGAACACCGCCAGTGCCGAAGAGGGCGCTGCCGCGGCCGAAGAGTTGTCCAGCCAGGCCGATCAACTGCGCCAGATGCTGGGACGCTTCGTCCTCAAAAAAGGCCATGGTCGTGCGGTTGTGTATCAACCTGAGCCTGCACCTGCTCCGGTAGGGTGGCAAGAGCCCGACGTTCCGGTAGAGCGGGTGGCTTATGAGCGTAAACCCCATGCGGTTGCGGCGGAACGCGCATTGCCTGGTTCCGCGCAAAACAGTGGCTGGGGAGAGACAACAGGACATTAGTACCCACTTGGGTAGATCAGGAGGACTACAATGAGTCAGGAAATGGTCAGCACACACAATAACCATATGGTAGAAACTGTCGATGTATCACATAAAGATCTCTATTTGACCTTTCAGATCGGCAGTGAGGACTTTGGTATCGATATTGCCCATGTGATTGAAATTATCGGTATTCAAAGGATTACGGTGGTGCCGGATATGCCCCATTATATTAAGGGGGTGATCAATCTACGCGGTAAGGTGATTTCCGTGATGGACGTGCGACTACGCTTTGGCATGGAACAACGTGAATATGACGAGCGGACCTGCGTGGTGGTCGTCAATGTCGGTGAAGATACCGTCGGCCTGATTGTTGATCGGGTCAATGAGGTTGTTGAAATTGGCCGCAAACAGATTCAGCCTGTTCCGCATTTGCAGAAAAATGAGGATTATATTATGGGACTGGGCAAGTTAGGGGATGACGTGAAGATCCTCATTGATGTCGACCGACTCGTCAGAGAAGATGATCTGGTGGAAGCGGCATAGTGCTCAACGGGCATTAAAAGATCTCATCCAGGGCTTTGATCAGAGGAAACAGGGGCTATTCTCACAGGGAATGGCCCTTTTTTTTGGGGGGAGGGTGGCGCAAAGGGTATGACTATTGTTATAGCCGATACTTGCGCATAGTTTAATAACTCGTCGATTTTTCAAGTTGTTTTGTCATTTTTAAATGCAGTGCTTATGCTCTTTTGCATAACGCTTTTTTTCTTAATGATAATATTGCTGAGCTAATTATTCCCTTAATACAGCGGGTTATGTATAAATTGAAAGGCTGGTACAACTATTGCTTTTTTAATCGTCTAGAAGGGCGCCGTGACGTTACTGCGTCATGTGAAGATTTGATCTAAGGGGAAAACAATGAATCGCATTCTGGTTATGCTGCTACTCCCAGTGCTGTTGCTGATGTTTGGTTGTGATACCCCACAGTATCCTGCCGTTGAGGATACCGTAAAAAAGGAACTATTGATCTACTGCGGGATGACGATGGTCAAACCCGTGTTGGAATTGGCCGCCCACTTCGAAGAACAGGAAAATTGTATCGTCAAATTGACCTACGGTGGCTCCAATCATCTCAAACGTTCTATTGAAATCAATCAAATCGGGGATCTTTATTTCCCTGGCGAAAAATCATTTATCGAAGAATTGTCGGATAAAGGGATCGTCACTGAAACGAGCGAACTCGGCTATAACAAAGCGGCCCTGTTCGTACAGCACGACAATCCGCAAAAACTCTCCGGAGATTTACACAATTTGATGGATGCGCATCTCCATGTTGTTATCGGCAGTGATAACTCCGGGTCTATTGGCCGAGAAACGCGACGGATTCTCGAACAGGCTGGGATTTATCAGAACGTTGTCGATAACGCCCTTTACCTGACAACGGATTCAAAAGGCCTGGTCAAGGCCGTTCGCAGCAAAGAAGCGGATCTCGTCATCAACTGGCAGGCCGTTCTTTATCTTGATGACAATAACGACTATATGACCGTGTTGCCCATTGCCGACGAATACATCAAAAAACAGCCTCTGGTTCTTGGGTTGTTATGTTACAGCCGACAAAAGGACCTGGCGCGTAAATTTATGGCATTGGCATCATCGACCGTTGGGCAGGACACCTTTAAACGCTATGGTTTTAAGGATTAGACCATGATGGTGCGCTCTCTGAAAAAGAATATTATTGCGCAGATTGTTCTTTTATTAAGTGCGGTCTTGCTGGTCTTTGCCGGATTGAAAATAGAAAATCTTCTGATGGTGCGAAGAATCGACTATTTACATCAGTTGGTGACCAATGAAATCTCGAAGGTCGAGCTCTCGCATGATGTGCAGAAGAAACTATTGTCTATTCATAACGAGCTCAACAGTCTGGCCAAAGCCAATACCACCGCTGAGATAGAACATGCCTGTGAGGCTCTGGACAATTTGCGCGATCAGACCAATGATGCCTTGAAAATCATTGAACAGGGAGGAACCTGGTTATATTCATTTCAGGTTAATTTTGGCGGAGAGGAAATCATCTCTCGTCCTTTGGACTATGTCAATCACCTGAAGGGTCGGGTCAATTTACAGGTGATTGAACTCAGAGCCAAGCTGGTTGAACTGGATGATCTCGCCGCCGAGTTAAAGGAGCTTGTCGAGGAGAAAGTCGCTTTTTTTGCCACGCATGACGATGCGGCTGTTGATGCATCGTTCCGGAAGATCCATCTGTACAGCAAAGGAATTGAACCATTTTTTGTCAGGATTCTGGAAAATTCCAACCGGATTTATTATGAAAGCTGGCAAGAGATGGAGCGGCTCAAGCAGATCTATGTGCAGACTTCTCGTAACTATGCCATAAGAAAGGATGTTATCCGGGGAGCCGCGGTTATCTTCATTCTCTTATTGGGCGGTATCATCATTCGCTCAAGTCGCCAGTTGCTTGCTGAACGTGATGCGTATCAACATCAGCTGCTAGAGAGCAAGGAAAATCTTGAGTTAACCGTTCAGCAACGTACTGCGGAGCTGGAAAAAGAGGTGGTTGAACGCCAACAGGCCCAGGCGCAAGTGTCACAACAGGCTGATTTTCTTTTTAATTCGATCGAAGCCTTGAGTCATCCTTTTTATGTGATCGATGTCGAAACCTATCAGGTGGTTTTGGCCAACAGCGCCGCCGGTGAGTTCGGTGATCGAGAGTTGATGCACGGTTGTAATTTGCCCACCTGTCATTTCATGTCTCATGGTCAAGAAACACCGTGTTCCGGAGAGGAGCATCCCTGTCCGTTGCAAATGGTTAAAGAAACGCGCCGGCCGGTGATTGTCGAACATGTCCACGCAAATGAGAGTGGAGAGATAACCATTGTTGAGGTGCACGGTTATCCGGTCTTTGATGCGGATGGCACCTTGGTGCAGATGATCGAATATTGTCTGGATGTAACGGACAAAAAGAATGCTGAAATCGCGCTGCAACAGGCCAATGACAGGCTTGAAGATAAAGTTCTCGAACGCACCCGTGAACTGGAAGAACAGATTAAATGGCGTCAGCGTACTCAGAAACTGCTTGCCGACAGTGAAAAACATTACCGGCGCCTGATCGATACGATTTCCGACATTATTACCATCATTGACGAACATGGGGTGATCTCTTATGTGAGTCCTTCCGGGGAAAGGATCAGTGGCGTCTCCTGCCATGTCCTGACCGGGCAGAACATCCGTCATCTGGTCCATCCGGATGACCTACCTCTTTTCGATATCAAAAACCTCTATCAACAACATCATGACAAACGCACCTTTGAATACCGGATGCGAGGCAAGGGGGGCCAATACTGCTATCTGGAATCAATTATCCAGACGTTTGAAGATGACGGTCATTCTCGCACCTACATGTTGTGTTCTCGCGATGTTACTGAGCGCAAAAGGGCCGAAGAGGAGACACGCAATCTGCGCATGATTGTCGATCAATTGCCGAGCAGTGTCGTTATGACCGACACCGAAGGCGCCATCGAATATGTCAATTCAGCCTTCGAAGAGCTGACGGGTTACCAATTTGCCGAAGTTGCCGGAGAAAATCCACGAGTTCTCAAATCGGAAAAAACTCCGGAGCCTGTTTTCAAGCAGATGTGGGAAACCATTACGACCGGAGATGTCTGGCGCGGCGAGGTTGTTAACCGTAAAAAAAATGGTGAATTATACACGGAAAATATTCTGGTGATTCCGATTAAAAATTCACTCGGTGAAAATCGCCACTATGTTGCCGTTAAAGAAAATATTACCGAGTTGAAACGCGCCCAACAAGCCGCGGAAAAGGCCAATAAGGCCAAGTCGCACTTTTTGTCCCGCATGAGTCATGAACTACGAACACCGTTAAATGCGATCAACGGTTTTTCCCGCTTGATGCTCAAAAGTAAAAAAAATCCGCTCAATGAAAAACAGGAGGAGATGACCGGCCAGATCTACGCGGCGGGCAATCATCTGTTGAGCTTGATCAATGAAATTCTCGATCTGGCACGCATTGAATCGGGTGAGCTGTCTCTTTCCATTGAAGCGATTGATCCCGGCCAGATGATCAAAGAGTGTCTGGCACTGGTGCAGCCGCTGATGAACGAAAAACAGATCAGCATCTCCACCCGACTCCCGGAAACACTGCCGCTGTTGAGTGCTGATCTGACCCGAGCCAAACAGGTGCTGCTTAATTTGCTTTCCAATGCCGCAAAGTACAATCGCAATCACGGCAGCATTCTCCTGACACTGAGCCAAATACGGCCGGGGCTGCTGCGTTTTGATGTTGAGGACAGCGGCATCGGTATTGCTTCCGACAAGCACAAGGATATTTTTACCCCGTTTACCCGTGTCGTGGACAATCCTGATGCCATTGAAGGAACCGGCATCGGCATGACCATCTCCAAACAGTTGGTCGAAACCATGGGGGGGGAGATCGGCTTTACCAGTGCGTTGGGCGTCGGCAGTACCTTCTGGTTTACGTTGCCGACGGTGACGACACCCTCCGGCATCGAACCGCAACGCACGCCTGTGGTCAATAACGCCATGGCAGTTGTTGAACTGGGCGTCAGCCGAGAATCCTATCGCGTTCTCTATATTGAGGACAATGCGGCCAATGTGCGTTTTATGCAGAGTTGTTTCGATGAGTGGGCACAGTTTTCTTTGGAGGTTGCATTCACCGGAAACGCGGGTGTTGATGCCGCTGTCAAGGGGCGCCCGGATTTGATCTTATTGGACTTGAACCTTCCTGATATGGATGGATTTCATGTTTACCGAAAACTCAAAGCCCTGGCGGAAACTGAATTTATTCCGGTGGTTGCCGTAACGGCTGATGCCATGGAGAACACGGTGCGCAAAGTCTATAAATTGGGCTTTTCCGGTTATCTTGCAAAACCGGTCGACCTTGATCAACTTTTGCAGGTGATGAACACCCTGCTCAAAGGAGGGCATGATGAAAATGAACAATGAAGAAACAGCCGTTGTGCCCGATCATGCCGTTATGAATGATTTCAGCGAGGCAAACATTCTCATTGTTGACGACAACCCGGCCAACGTGGCCCTGCTCGAAGCTATTCTGGAAGATGAGAACTTTGACCATCTGGTCGGTGTGACGGATCCGTATCAGGTTGTTCCTTTGTGTCGGCAGCAACGTTTTGACCTGATCCTCCTGGATATCCGCATGCCCGGCATATCGGGGATAGACGTCATGCATCAGTTGAAAGAGGTCACGGCCAACGATTTTTTGCCGATTATTGTGCTTACCGCACAGACGGATCCGGAAACCCGTCAGCAAGCCCTCGAAGCCGGTGCCAAGGATTTTTTGACCAAACCGTTTGAAGACTGGGAGGTGCTGTTACGCATCCGCAATACCTTGCAAACGCGATGGTATTATACCCGCGAGGTCAATCGTGGTGATTTGCTCGAAGACGAAGTGCGCAGGCGGACCGAGGAAATTCGTGCCACTCAATTCGAGATCGTCCAGCGTTTGGGTGTCGCCGGTGAATTGAAGGACAATGAAACCGGTGCCCATGTGCAGCGCATGAGCGAAGTCTGTTCTTTTCTGGCGAAAAAATACGGTAAAGATCAACACTACTGTGAGTTGTTACGCTATGCCAGCACCATGCACGATGTGGGCAAAATCGGCATTCCCGATCATGTGCTGCTCAAACCGGGAAAGTTAACCGAAGACGAATGGGGTATTATGAAGCAGCATCCTGAGATCGGGGCGCGCATTATCGGCAACAATCCTTCAGCACTGATTCAGCTGGCGCGGGAAACCGCCCTGTATCATCATGAAAAATGGGATGGCAGCGGTTATCCTTTTGGAATGCGTGGTGAGGCCATTCCGCTAAGCGCGCGCCTTGCCGCGATCAGTGATGTTTTTGACGCGTTGACCTCCGAGCGCCCTTATAAGCAGGCGTGGAGCACGGAACAGGCTGTTGCTGAATTAAGGCGGGAGTCCGGTCGTCATTTTGATCCTGATATTGTCGATCTGTTCATTGAACACCTGCCGGAGATTCTCTCGATTCGGGCAGGCTGTCCGACTTTGTAAGACATTTCGAGTTGAAAAAAGACGCCGGTCGGGGCTGTCCCAGGAAAAGGGGCGGCCCTTTTTTATCGTCAAATCCATTCAGAACGGCCGTGGAAAAAGGCTATGACAATTGTTATAGCTTTCAGTCGTGCATATTTTTATAACCTTTTGAAATTACTTGAAATATCTTGTTTATAGCCTGTCGCTATTCTTTTGTGCATAACCCTTTTTTTGTTTTAAGTGGGCAGGGTTCAGCTGTTTTTCTTCGTAGATACAGGTGGTTATCAATTTCTATCCTGTCTGGCATGGCGATTGCTTTTTTAATACGACAACAAATCAAACGAATAAAATGCTCATGTTTCGATACAGAGGACACCGTTATGAACAAAGTGATGATAACAGCAGCCCGACCGGAAAGATTGAAAATTGTATCTTTTCTACTCAGGCTCGCTGGCTGGGAAGTACAGTCATCAGTCTCTTTGCCGGAAGCCGTCAATTATCTGAAAATTGCCGATGACAACGACAGCTCTTTTGATTTGCTGGTGGTTGTCGATTATCGCTCCCTGGCCGCAACGACAGAAGAGCGGCTTTTTGAATCACAATGCCTGGAAACGTGCAGTCGCCTGCAGCGACCTGTTTCCATTTTGATTTGCACCAACGAATTGGACCGTAGTGAAAAAGGCTGTCTGAATGAACTGACCCAGATGAGCGTTGATTTCTGTCAAAGCGAAAAGCTGGTTGGTCGCATTGAAGAAATTCATGAAGGACTCAGCCGAAGGTTGGTGCAGGCAACACCGTAGCCGACTATTCACGGAGTCCTTGAAGCCCATAGACGGGCGGGCAGAGTCAGCCACTGATCCATCAAACGCTGATTTTGTAAACAAGACGTAAATTGTCTTTCGGTTTGTGTGGGTGAAAAGCCTTGGATGGGGTTTTAAATCACCTGCTAACCACAAGTATCGGGGGAAGCTATGAAGAACTTGAACGTCTCAATGAAAATTTTTGTGCTGAGCATGGCTCTGGTCGTCGGCTTTACGCTGACGATCGGTTGGGTGTACAGCAGTCTCAAAGATCATCTGTATCATGCGAAGAATATCGAAATTAAGCACTCGGTTGAAAGCGCCTGGAGTATTGTCGATTTTTATGCGCATTCCTACAAAAACGGTGAGATGACTCTGGAGCAAGCTCAGGATGCAGCGAAAGATGCTATCGGTCACAGCCGTTTTGACAATGGCAACAACTACTTTTGGATTCAGGATGACACACCGACCATGGTCATGCATCCGATTAAACCGGACTTGAATGGTAAAAGTCTCAGTGGCATTACCGATCCGAATGGTAAAGCGCTGTTTGTTGAAATGGCCCGAGTCGCCGGCAAGGATGGTGAAGGTTATGTTGAGTACCAATGGAGCAAACCTGGAGCGACCAAGCCCGTCGGTAAAGCGTCGTTTGTCAAACTGCAGCCTGATTGGGGTTGGATCGTCGGCGCCGGACTCTACCTTGACGACATTCAGGCCGAACTCAATGCCATCTTCTATGCCGTACTAGCCGTGGTCGGCGTCGTGGTTATCTTGGCGATGGTTCTGGTGTATTTCGTCTCTCGCGGGATTTCCCGGCCACTGAAACATGCCGTCGAGATGTTATCCAGCCTCGAAGGTGGTCAGTTATCCTCCCGGATGAACTTGAATCAAAAAGACGAAGTGGGGCAGATGGCCATCACCATGGACAAATTTGCCGACAGCCTGCAAAACGACATTGTCGCCTCA
This region of uncultured Desulfuromonas sp. genomic DNA includes:
- a CDS encoding methyl-accepting chemotaxis protein, whose amino-acid sequence is MKNLNVSMKIFVLSMALVVGFTLTVGWVYSRLKDNLYHGKNVEIQHTVESAWSVVDHYAQEYKAGTMSLEDAQSAARQAISHMRFDQGNNYFWIQDATPTMVMHPIKPELDGKSLSGITDPNGKALFVEMARVAGKDGEGYVEYQWSKPGATKPVGKASFVKLQPDWGWIVGAGLYLDDIQAELNAIFYAVLAVVGVVVILAMVLVYFVSRGISRPLKHAVEMLSSLEGGQLSSRMNLNQKDEVGQMAITMDKFADSLQNDIVASLRKLADGNLNFDVVPHSDKDEIRSALKELGNDMNEIMSQVQVAGEQIAAGSTEVSDSSQALSQGATESASSLEEISASMQELSSQIKLSADNAGQASQLAGQARTAADNGKDSMQDMIGAMDDISASGQDIAKIIKVIDEIAFQTNLLALNAAVEAARAGQHGKGFAVVAEEVRNLAARSAKAASETAELIEGSVKKAENGVTIADRTASGFNDIVDSIVKVTDLVAEIASASNEQAQGIQQVSIGLSQIDQVTQQNTASAEEGAAAAEELSSQADQLRQMLGRFVLKKGHGRAVVYQPEPAPAPVGWQEPDVPVERVAYERKPHAVAAERALPGSAQNSGWGETTGH
- a CDS encoding chemotaxis protein CheW: MSQEMVSTHNNHMVETVDVSHKDLYLTFQIGSEDFGIDIAHVIEIIGIQRITVVPDMPHYIKGVINLRGKVISVMDVRLRFGMEQREYDERTCVVVVNVGEDTVGLIVDRVNEVVEIGRKQIQPVPHLQKNEDYIMGLGKLGDDVKILIDVDRLVREDDLVEAA
- a CDS encoding substrate-binding domain-containing protein, whose amino-acid sequence is MNRILVMLLLPVLLLMFGCDTPQYPAVEDTVKKELLIYCGMTMVKPVLELAAHFEEQENCIVKLTYGGSNHLKRSIEINQIGDLYFPGEKSFIEELSDKGIVTETSELGYNKAALFVQHDNPQKLSGDLHNLMDAHLHVVIGSDNSGSIGRETRRILEQAGIYQNVVDNALYLTTDSKGLVKAVRSKEADLVINWQAVLYLDDNNDYMTVLPIADEYIKKQPLVLGLLCYSRQKDLARKFMALASSTVGQDTFKRYGFKD